One window of the Nocardia terpenica genome contains the following:
- a CDS encoding amino acid permease, which translates to MTKTTGVAREGLRTGLRRRHMTMLAIGGAVGAGLFVGSGSVIKTAGPAAVVSYAFAGVMVLCVLRALGEMVVARPVAGSLAEYSRMALGPFAGFVVGWLYWYLYVVLVAAEATAGSAILAQWIDLPPWVLSAGLMVVMTVVNLISVRSFGEFEFWFASIKVVAIVVFLLFGVLYILGWWPNGHAGLGNLTAHGGFVPNGMSGVLSAIVTVIFAFGGTEIVTLAAAESAEPGKAVARATSNVLWRVGLFYVASIFLVVAILPWNDAKVLTSSFVSALNEMRVPGAGTIMQVVILTAVLSVLNSAIYVSSRMLYVLTRDGDAPSALVKVTRRGVPARAVLLGTVAAWFAVLASYVSPDRVFSFLVNSIGVLLAFMYLAIMFSQLRLRSRLRRENPTTLTYRMWGYPYLSWLVIGVLVTVLISEAFMSSLRPQLIASTVSLLIVAAVYPLRARFGRTPPVREVHVLEHAERPATE; encoded by the coding sequence ATGACGAAGACGACCGGCGTGGCGCGCGAGGGTCTGCGCACCGGCTTACGCCGTCGCCATATGACGATGTTGGCGATCGGGGGCGCGGTCGGCGCCGGCCTGTTCGTGGGCAGCGGTTCGGTGATCAAGACCGCCGGTCCGGCGGCGGTGGTGTCCTACGCCTTCGCGGGCGTGATGGTGCTGTGTGTCTTGCGCGCACTCGGCGAGATGGTGGTGGCCCGCCCGGTGGCCGGCTCGCTTGCCGAATATTCGCGAATGGCATTGGGGCCCTTCGCCGGATTCGTCGTCGGATGGTTGTACTGGTACCTGTACGTGGTGCTGGTCGCCGCGGAAGCGACTGCGGGATCGGCGATTCTGGCGCAGTGGATCGATCTGCCGCCGTGGGTGCTGTCGGCCGGACTGATGGTCGTGATGACCGTGGTGAATCTGATATCGGTGCGCTCGTTCGGCGAATTCGAGTTCTGGTTCGCGTCGATCAAGGTCGTCGCGATCGTGGTGTTCCTGCTGTTCGGTGTGCTCTACATTCTCGGCTGGTGGCCGAACGGCCATGCGGGACTGGGCAATCTGACCGCGCACGGCGGTTTCGTGCCCAACGGCATGAGCGGGGTGCTGTCGGCGATCGTGACGGTGATCTTCGCCTTCGGCGGCACCGAGATCGTGACGCTGGCCGCCGCCGAGAGCGCCGAGCCGGGCAAGGCCGTGGCGCGGGCCACCAGCAATGTGCTGTGGCGGGTCGGCCTGTTCTACGTGGCCTCCATCTTCCTGGTGGTCGCGATCCTGCCGTGGAACGACGCCAAGGTGCTGACCAGCTCGTTCGTCAGCGCGCTGAACGAGATGCGGGTGCCGGGCGCGGGCACGATCATGCAGGTGGTCATCCTGACCGCGGTGCTGTCGGTGCTGAACTCCGCGATCTACGTCTCCTCCCGCATGCTGTACGTGCTCACCCGCGACGGCGACGCGCCCTCCGCGCTGGTGAAGGTGACCCGCCGCGGCGTCCCGGCGCGGGCGGTGCTGCTGGGCACGGTGGCGGCCTGGTTCGCGGTGCTGGCCTCCTATGTGTCGCCGGACCGGGTGTTCTCCTTCCTGGTGAACTCGATCGGCGTGCTGCTGGCCTTCATGTACCTGGCGATCATGTTCTCCCAGCTGCGCCTGCGCTCCCGGTTGCGGCGCGAGAATCCCACCACCCTCACCTACCGCATGTGGGGCTACCCGTATCTGAGCTGGCTGGTGATCGGCGTGCTGGTGACGGTGCTGATCTCGGAGGCGTTCATGTCCTCCCTGCGTCCGCAGCTGATCGCCTCCACGGTCAGCCTGCTGATCGTCGCGGCGGTGTACCCGCTGCGCGCCCGGTTCGGCCGGACCCCGCCGGTGCGCGAGGTCCATGTGCTCGAGCACGCCGAGCGACCGGCCACCGAGTAG